The sequence ATTCTCAAAGACAGGCTACAAAAGATGCCGGAAAAATTGCAGGATTGGAAGTTTTGAGAATAATAAACGAACCTACTGCGGCTTCTTTGGCTTATGGATTAGATAAAAAGAAATCTGAAACCATAGTAGTATATGATCTTGGCGGAGGAACTTTTGATGTATCTATTCTTGAAATAGGCGAAGGCGTATTTGAAGTAAAATCGACAAACGGCGACACACATTTGGGCGGAGATAATTTCGACCAGAAGATTATGGATTGGTTAGCTGACGAGTTTAAAAAAGATAACGCCATAGACTTGCGTAAAGACCCAATGGCATTGCAAAGATTGAAAGAAGCGGCGGAGAAAGCCAAGTGTGAATTGTCCACTTCTTTAGAAACAGAAATAAATCTGCCATTTATTACTGCAGATTCTTCAGGACCAAAACATTTAAGTATTAAACTAACACGTTCGCAACTTGAGAAATTAGTAGATGAGCTCATAGAAAAAACAATTACTCCATGCAAACAAGCGCTTTCAGATGCCAAATTAAAACCTGAAAATATTAATGAGGTTATTCTCGTAGGTGGACAAACGAGGATGCCGAAAGTTCAGAAAGTGGTTAAAAATCAATTCAAAAAAGAGCCTCATAAAGGTGTGAACCCGGATGAAGTTGTAGCCATTGGAGCGGCTATTCAAGCAGGCGTTTTAAAAGGAGAAGTTAAAGATATACTCTTATTGGATGTAACGCCTTTGACTTTTGGAATAGAGACTTTTGGCGGCATAAGAACTACGCTAATACCAAGAAATACGACTATACCTACGAAAAAAAGCGAAATTTTTACTACAGCAGCAGATAGCCAAACTTCTGTGGAAGTTCATGTTCTCCAAGGCGAAAGAGAAATGGCTGTCGACAATAAAACTATCGGAAGATTCCAACTTATGGGGATACCTCCTGCACCAAGAGGAGTACCACAGATAGAAGTAACTTTTGATATAGATGCAAATGGTATATTGAATGTTTCTGCCAAAGATAGAGCCACTGGCAAAGAGCAAAGCATAAAAATTCAAGCTTCAGGCGGACTTTCTGAAGAAGAAAAGGAAAAACTTGTATCTGAAGCAGAACAACATTCTGAGGAAGATAAAAAGAAGAAAGAAAAAGCTGAAGCTAAAAATAAAGCTGACACAATGGTTTATCAGTCTGAAAAAATGTTGAAAGATAATAAGGACAAAATAAAACCTGACCAACAGAAAAAATTGGAAGAGGCCATCAAACAGGTAAAAGATGCTATCACCAAAGATGATGCAGATGAAATTAACAAAGCCACGGAAAACCTAAATCAAACCTGGCATGCTATTTCATCCGAACTTTACAAACAAACCACAGCTCAAGCTCAAGGCGGAGCCGAAAATTCTGCAGGACAGAACGCTAAACAGTCCAAACAAAGCGGCAATTCTAAAAATAGTGCGGAAGATGTAGTTGATGCGGATTACAAGGTCGAAGACGAAAAATAAAAAATATTACAGAGATAATAATGAATAAAACACATCACGAAAGTAAAACTAAAAAAGAGTTGATAGATTTGGAACACAAGAAAGACGAGCAAATATCAGCTCTGGTAAAAGAAAAAGAGGAATATATTGATAAGTGGAAAAGAGTACTTGCCGAACTTGAAAATTATCGCAAGAGAAATGAAAAACAAAGGGATGAAATAAAGAAATTTGCTCTTGAGAATGTTCTTTATCAGTTGTTAAGTGTAACTGACAATTTTGATAGAGCGCTTGCTCATATAAGCACTTCCGATTCGGATAATGCTATTAGGCAAGGCGTAGAAATGATATACAAAGAATTGAAAAATCTATTAACTCAACAAGGGGTTAAATCTATTGATGCTTTAGGTAAAGAGTATGATCCTAAGCTTCATGAAGCATTAGAAATGATTCATGAGGAAAAAAAGGGAAACAGGAATAAATATATAGTTGTTGAGGAAGTGTTACCAGGATACACCTTACATGATAGGCTCTTACGCCCCGCTAAGGTCAAAGTTGCCGAAAAAAAAGAAGAACCAAAAACAATTAAGGGAAAGGGAAATGAGAAATAAAATTTTTATAACAAGTGTTTTGTTAAGTTTGATGATTCTTTTTTCTTCTGTTGCTATTGTTAAAGCAGAGGAGATAGATTCTCTTCGTCAACTTTCCAATGCTTTTGTATCAATAAGCGAAAAGGTAAATCCTTCTGTGGTAAGTGTGGTGGCAACTACCAAACTTAAAATTTCTCAACGGGGTATGGCTCCTTTTGATGATCCATCTTTTGACAAATTCAGAAGATTTTTTGGACCCGACTTTTTTCCCAGAGGTAATTCATCGCAAGAAAAAGAATATGAACAATCGGGTATGGGTAGCGGAGTTATTCTAACAAGCGATGGATATATTCTTACAAATAATCATGTAGTGGCATATAATGGCAAAGTTGCAGACAAGATTAAAGTGATTCTTTCCAATGGCAAAAAATTCGATGCCGAGATAAAGGGAAGGGACCCGGAAACAGATATTGCGGTAATTAAAATAAATGCAGATAACTTACCGGCGGCAAATCTTGGTGATTCAGACAAGGCGAAAGTAGGAGAATGGGTTCTTGCCGTAGGCAATCCTTTTGGCCTGCAACATACGGTTACAGCCGGTATAATATCAGCTATCGGCAGAACTAATATGGGAGTTACTCAATATGAAGATTTTATTCAAACCGATGCCGCAATCAATCCCGGCAACAGCGGCGGACCACTCGTAAATCTTGACGGGAAAGTTATCGGAATAAACACATTTATCTTTTCCAGAAACGGGGGATATATGGGCGCAGGTTTTGCAATTCCGATAAACGTCGCACAAAACGTAATGAAACAGTTAATTGACAAAGGTAAAATTACCAGAGGGTGGCTTGGAGTAACTATTCAAGACCTGAACGAAGAACTTGCCGAATCTTTACAAATAAAGCAGACCAAAGGAGTTGTTGTCAGGCAGGTTCAAGTTGATTCTCCTGCAGATAAAGCCGAAGTCAATAGTAATGACATAATATTAAAAATAGACGGAAAATCCATAGAAAATACTAAACAATTAATGAACATTGTAGCAGGACTTGTTCCCGATACTGAAATAAAAGTCGTTATTTTAAGAGATGGGAAAGAGATTTCAAAAAAGGTAAAAATTGCAGAGAAAAAATCACTTCAAGAAGTTGCGGAAAAAACAGGTTCTGATCAATCTCAAGAAACATTGGGAATTGAAGTAAAAGAACTGAATAAAGAATTAACGGAAAAGTATAAACTTAAAAGCAGGCAAGGAGTAGTTATTATTAAAGTTAATTCTGATTCTTTAGCTGAACGCGCAGAGCTTAAAGAAGGAGATTTAATTGTAAACATAAACAAATATGATATTAAGAATATAGAGGATTACAATAAAGCTGTGGAAAATATTTCTGATAAAAAAAGTATTGAATTTACTTGTATAAGACAGGATAGGGGATATCAGTGGAGGTTTACCACTCGATTGCAACTAAACTAATAGAGAAAAATTGTAAATTTCAAGAATACTGTTATAATTACGGTTTCAAATTGGGTTGACTTCATGTCAGGTTAGTAGAACATTTGATAAAAACCAAACAAACAAGGAGGTTCAAGTTATGCGTATCAAACCATTAAACGATAGGATACTTGTAAAAAGGCTTGAAGCTGAAGGAAAAACAAAAGGCGGAATTCTTTTGCCCGAAACAGCTAAAGAGAAACCAAAAGAAGGAGAAGTAATTTCGGTAGGTCCGGGCAAAATATTAGAAAGCGGGAAAAGACAATCGCTTGAATTGAAAAAAGGCGATAAGATAATTTTCGAATCTTATGCAGGAACAGAAATTAAAGTGGATGGTAAAGAATATCTTCTCATGAAAGAAGACGATGTTTTAGGAATAATAGAAAAATAAGACATGATTCGCGAATTAGGGGGAACCCTGAAATCTTGATGGAAAATAAATATAATCAAATGAAATTAAAAGGAGGAATCTAACAGATGGCTAAACAATTATGTTTTGATGAAGATGCTCGTAAAGCGATTTTACGCGGTGTAGATAAATTGGCTGAAGCAGTTAAGGTTACACTCGGCCCTAAAGGTAGAAATGTAGTTATTGAGAAAAAATTTGGTTCTCCCACAATTACAAAGGACGGAGTTACCGTTGCAAAAGAAATAGACCTTGAAGACCCATATGAAAATATGGGTGCTCAAATGCTAAAAGAAGTGGCTTCAAAAACTTCGGACATAGCTGGTGACGGAACAACAACCGCAACCGTTCTTGCGCAAGCAATATGCAGAGAAGGACTTAAGAATGTTGCTGCCGGTTCCAATCCAATGGCTTTAAAAAGAGGAGTTGAACAAGCAGTGGCAATTGTAATAGATAAGCTAAAAAAGATAAGCAAAAATGTAAAAGAAAAACTTGAAATTTCTCAAGTGGGAACTATTGCTTCCAATAATGATAAAGCTATCGGTAACATTATCGGCGAAGCAATGGAAAAAGTTGGCAAAGACGGTGTTATTACCATAGAAGAAGGACAGGGACTTGAAACAACGTTGGAAGTTGTGGAAGGAATGCAATTCGACAATGGCTATCAATCTCCTTATTTTGTGACCGATGCGGAAAATATGGAAACCGTTCTTGAGAACCCGTATATTCTTCTTTGCGAAAAGAAAATTTCCAGTGCAAAAGATTTAATACCTCTTCTGGAAACCATATCCAAAGAAGGCAAACCTCTTGCGATAATTTCCGAAGAAGTAGAAGCTGAAGCGCTTGCAACTTTGGTTGTTAATAAAATACGTGGAACACTAAAATGCACGACTACAAAAGCTCCCGGATTTGGTGATAGAAGAAAAGCTATGTTACAAGACATAGCAGTTCTTACAGGCGGACAGGTTATATCCGAGGATATCGGCATGAAGCTTGAA comes from bacterium and encodes:
- the dnaK gene encoding molecular chaperone DnaK, producing SQRQATKDAGKIAGLEVLRIINEPTAASLAYGLDKKKSETIVVYDLGGGTFDVSILEIGEGVFEVKSTNGDTHLGGDNFDQKIMDWLADEFKKDNAIDLRKDPMALQRLKEAAEKAKCELSTSLETEINLPFITADSSGPKHLSIKLTRSQLEKLVDELIEKTITPCKQALSDAKLKPENINEVILVGGQTRMPKVQKVVKNQFKKEPHKGVNPDEVVAIGAAIQAGVLKGEVKDILLLDVTPLTFGIETFGGIRTTLIPRNTTIPTKKSEIFTTAADSQTSVEVHVLQGEREMAVDNKTIGRFQLMGIPPAPRGVPQIEVTFDIDANGILNVSAKDRATGKEQSIKIQASGGLSEEEKEKLVSEAEQHSEEDKKKKEKAEAKNKADTMVYQSEKMLKDNKDKIKPDQQKKLEEAIKQVKDAITKDDADEINKATENLNQTWHAISSELYKQTTAQAQGGAENSAGQNAKQSKQSGNSKNSAEDVVDADYKVEDEK
- a CDS encoding nucleotide exchange factor GrpE — encoded protein: MNKTHHESKTKKELIDLEHKKDEQISALVKEKEEYIDKWKRVLAELENYRKRNEKQRDEIKKFALENVLYQLLSVTDNFDRALAHISTSDSDNAIRQGVEMIYKELKNLLTQQGVKSIDALGKEYDPKLHEALEMIHEEKKGNRNKYIVVEEVLPGYTLHDRLLRPAKVKVAEKKEEPKTIKGKGNEK
- a CDS encoding DegQ family serine endoprotease, with translation MRNKIFITSVLLSLMILFSSVAIVKAEEIDSLRQLSNAFVSISEKVNPSVVSVVATTKLKISQRGMAPFDDPSFDKFRRFFGPDFFPRGNSSQEKEYEQSGMGSGVILTSDGYILTNNHVVAYNGKVADKIKVILSNGKKFDAEIKGRDPETDIAVIKINADNLPAANLGDSDKAKVGEWVLAVGNPFGLQHTVTAGIISAIGRTNMGVTQYEDFIQTDAAINPGNSGGPLVNLDGKVIGINTFIFSRNGGYMGAGFAIPINVAQNVMKQLIDKGKITRGWLGVTIQDLNEELAESLQIKQTKGVVVRQVQVDSPADKAEVNSNDIILKIDGKSIENTKQLMNIVAGLVPDTEIKVVILRDGKEISKKVKIAEKKSLQEVAEKTGSDQSQETLGIEVKELNKELTEKYKLKSRQGVVIIKVNSDSLAERAELKEGDLIVNINKYDIKNIEDYNKAVENISDKKSIEFTCIRQDRGYQWRFTTRLQLN
- the groES gene encoding co-chaperone GroES; translation: MRIKPLNDRILVKRLEAEGKTKGGILLPETAKEKPKEGEVISVGPGKILESGKRQSLELKKGDKIIFESYAGTEIKVDGKEYLLMKEDDVLGIIEK
- the groL gene encoding chaperonin GroEL (60 kDa chaperone family; promotes refolding of misfolded polypeptides especially under stressful conditions; forms two stacked rings of heptamers to form a barrel-shaped 14mer; ends can be capped by GroES; misfolded proteins enter the barrel where they are refolded when GroES binds), translated to MAKQLCFDEDARKAILRGVDKLAEAVKVTLGPKGRNVVIEKKFGSPTITKDGVTVAKEIDLEDPYENMGAQMLKEVASKTSDIAGDGTTTATVLAQAICREGLKNVAAGSNPMALKRGVEQAVAIVIDKLKKISKNVKEKLEISQVGTIASNNDKAIGNIIGEAMEKVGKDGVITIEEGQGLETTLEVVEGMQFDNGYQSPYFVTDAENMETVLENPYILLCEKKISSAKDLIPLLETISKEGKPLAIISEEVEAEALATLVVNKIRGTLKCTTTKAPGFGDRRKAMLQDIAVLTGGQVISEDIGMKLENVTVDMLGKAKRIRMDKDNTTIVQGASDQKEIKGRIDQIKAEIEKTTSDYDKENLKKRLAKLAGGVAQINVGAVTETEMKEKKARVEDALHATRAAIEEGIVPGGGTALLRCLSVLNEKIKTMTGEEKIGAEIVHKALTEPTRQLAGNAGLEGSIVVQNILREKNVNYGLNIDTGKYEDLIKIGVIDPTKVTRTALQNAASIASLLITTEALVAEIPEKEAPGGGMPGGMPGGMGGMPGGMGGMGGY